Proteins from a single region of Ailuropoda melanoleuca isolate Jingjing chromosome 15, ASM200744v2, whole genome shotgun sequence:
- the SUV39H2 gene encoding histone-lysine N-methyltransferase SUV39H2 isoform X2 has translation MEYYLVKWKGWPDSTNTWEPLQNLKCPLLLQQFSNDKHNYISQVNKGKAISPKDNNKALKPAIAEYIVKKAKQRIALQRWQDELNRRKNHKGMIFVENTVDLEGPPSDFYYINEYKPAPGISLVNEATFGCSCTDCFFEKCCPAEAGVLLAYNKNQQIKIPPGTPIYECNSRCQCGPDCPNRIVQKGTQYSLCIFRTSNGCGWGVKTLVKIKRMSFVMEYVGEVITSEEAERRGQLYDNKGITYLFDLDYESDEFTVDAARYGNVSHFVNHSCDPNLQVFNVFIDNLDTRLPRIALFSTRTINAGEELTFDYQMKGSGDISSDSVDHSPAKKRVRTVCKCGAVTCRGYLN, from the exons ATGGAATATTATCTTGTAAAATGGAAAGGATGGCCAGATTCTACAAATACTTGGGAACCTTTGCAAAATCTCAAGTGCCCATTACTACTTCAGCAGTTCTCTAATGACAAGCATAATTATATATCTCAGGTAAACAAAGGCAAAGCAATATCTCCAAAAGACAATAACAAAGCTTTGAAACCTGCCATTGCTGAATACATTGTAAAGAAGGCTAAACAAAGGATAGCTCTGCAGAGATGGCAAGATGAActcaacagaagaaagaatcataaAGGAATGatctttgttgaaaatactgTTGACTTAGAGGGCCCACCGTCAGACTTCTACTATATTAATGAATACAAACCAGCTCCTGGAATCAGCCTAGTCAACGAAGCTACCTTTGGTTGTTCATGTACAGATTGCTTCTTTGAGAAATGTTGTCCTGCTGAAGCTGGAGTTCTTTTGGCTTATAATAAAAACCAGCAAATTAAAATCCCACCTGGTACCCCCATTTATGAATGCAACTCAAGGTGTCAATGTGGACCCGATTGTCCCAATAGGATTGTACAAAAAGGCACCCAGTATTCACTTTGCATCTTTCGAACTAGCAATGGCTGTGGCTGGGGTGTAAAAACccttgtgaagattaaaagaatGAGTTTTGTCATGGAATATGTTGGAGAG gtaatCACAAGTGAAGAAGCTGAAAGACGGGGGCAGTTATATGACAACAAGGGAATCACATATCTCTTTGATCTGGATTATGAATCTGATGAATTCACAGTGGATGCAGCCCGATATGGAAATGTCTCTCACTTTGTGAATCACAGT TGTGACCCAAATCTTCAGGTGTTCAATGTTTTCATTGACAACCTTGACACCCGTCTTCCCCGAATAGCATTATTTTCCACGAGAACCATAAATGCTGGAGAAGAGCTCACTTTTGATTATCAAATGAAAG GTTCTGGAGATATATCTTCAGATTCTGTTGACCACAGCCCAGCCAAAAAGAGGGTCAGAACTGTGTGCAAGTGTGGAGCTGTGACTTGCAGAGGTTACCTCAACTGA
- the DCLRE1C gene encoding protein artemis isoform X5, translating into MFLFQGNNGTVLYTGDFRLAKGEAARMELLHSGGRVKDIQSVYLDTTFCDPKFYQIPSREECLSGIVELVRSWITRSPYHVVWLNCKAAYGYEYLFTNLSEEFGVQIHVDKLDMFRNMPDILHHLTTDRSTQIHACRHPKAEEYFHWNKLPCGIISKNRIPLHTISIKPSTMWFGERTRKTNVIVRTGESSYRACFSFHSSYSEIKDFLSHISPVNVYPNVIPIGTTMDKVVEILKPLCRSSQSTEPKYKPLGKLKRARKTHLHSEEEDDLFDDPVPLPLRHKAPYQLTLHPDVFVMTATSQSQPEQQRQSTGYLKAESMQTFPWANFIDCEESNSESEEELQTPASSQEDVGAVTHHQQKADGEVPRWEVFFKRNDEITDDGLENPPSSTEAGGSQSPKIFSDSDGESTHISSQNSSQSTHISEQGSQGWDSQSDTVLLSSQERKSGDITSLNKGSYRPRIKENTPASQMEQNVLCPKDTYSDLKHRDQDGKMVPSVGEPTTLSSGKHIPQEKRLLDLSTNAGSQSSSEFEIPSTPEAELPKEEHLHYLYEKLARGENIVIEKRKSSLLDT; encoded by the exons AT GTTTTTATTTCAGGGCAATAATGGAACAGTCTTGTACACGGGAGACTTCAGATTGGCGAAGGGAGAAGCCGCCAGAATGGAGCTTCTGCACTCTGGGGGCAG agtgaAAGACATCCAAAGTGTATACTTAGATACTACTTTCTGTGATccaaaattttatcaaattcctAGTCGA GAGGAGTGTCTGAGTGGAATAGTAGAGCTGGTTCGAAGCTGGATCACTCGGAGTCCATACCATGTCGTGTGGCTGAACTGCAAAGCAGCTTACGGGTATGAGTACCTATTCACCAACCTTAGTGAAGAATTTGGAGTCCAG ATTCATGTGGACAAACTAGACATGTTTAGAAACATGCCGGACATTCTTCATCATCTCACAACAGACCGCAGCACTCAGATCCATGCCTGTCGCCATCCGAAG GCAGAGGAATATTTTCATTGGAATAAATTACCTTGtggaattatttccaaaaatagaatTCCACTCCACACAATCAGCATTAAGCCATCCACTATGTGGTTTggagaaagaaccagaaaaacaaatgtaattgtGAG gACTGGAGAGAGTTCATACagagcttgtttttcttttcattcttcctaCAGTGAG aTTAAAGATTTCCTGAGCCACATCTCTCCTGTGAACGTGTATCCAAATGTCATTCCAATAGGCACAACTATGGATAAGGTTGTAGAAAT CTTAAAGCCTTTATGCCGATCTTCCCAAAGTACTGAGCCAAAGTATAAACCACTTGGAAAATTGAAGAGAGCCAGAAAAACTCACTTACACTCAG AGGAGGAAGATGACCTCTTTGATGATCCCGTGCCGTTACCGTTAAGGCACAAGGCTCCATACCAGCTAACTCTTCACCCTGACGTATTTGTAATGACTGCAACATCACAAAGCCAGCCTGAACAACAGAGGCAAAGCACAGGCTACCTCAAAGCAGAGAGTATGCAAACCTTTCCTTGGGCAAACTTTATAGATTGTGAAGAATCTAACAGCGAAAGTGAAGAAGAATTACAAACCCCAGCTTCATCTCAAGAAGACGTGGGTGCTGTCACACACCACCAGCAAAAGGCTGATGGAGAAGTACCACGGTGGGaagtattctttaaaagaaatgatgaaatcaCAGATGACGGTTTAGAAAACCCCCCTTCTTCCACAGAGGCAGGGGGCTCTCAGTCACCAAAGATTTTTAGTGACTCTGATGGGGAATCAACTCACATCTCTTCCCAGAATTCTTCTCAGTCAACACACATATCTGAACAAGGGAGTCAAGGCTGGGACAGCCAATCGGACACTGTTTTGTTATCATcccaagagagaaagagtggggatATTACCTCCTTAAACAAAGGGAGCTACAGACCAAGAATCAAAGAGAATACTCCTGCCTCTCAGATGGAACAAAATGTACTTTGTCCAAAGGATACTTACTCTGACTTGAAACACAGAGATCAAGATGGAAAGATGGTTCCCAGTGTTGGAGAACCAACTACTCTAAGCAGTGGGAAACACATACCTCAGGAGAAAAGACTGTTAGATCTTAGCACCAATGCAGGTTCCCAGAGCTCCTCAGAGTTTGAAATTCCCTCAACACCAGAAGCTGAGCTACCTAAAGAAGAgcatttacattatttatatgaGAAGCTGGCAAGAGGTGAGAATATAgtcattgaaaaaagaaaaagctcactCTTAGATACTTAA